In the genome of Candidatus Hydrogenedentota bacterium, the window ATTTCATGCCCTCCATATAGTTAGGCTGACTTATTATATTCCATGAAGACAATATTGTCAACATATTATCAGGAAGACTGCTTTTGAGGCCGTTAGCGGTTCGCACCCACCAGAACCCGCCGTATCTCCCGCCGAATATGTTGTTGAACTAATCGTTTTGTCTATGCTACTATCTACCACATTGATTATTTGCTTCTCAAACAATTCGGAGGCCGACACTTGAACTCGGAAGAAAAAATGGAGCTGGCCAGAATCATTCATGCCACAGAGCGGCGTTTGCACCGGTTTTGTGTCAGCCGCTTTGGCACGGATGCGGAAAACTGCCTCCCCCTGCCCGCACTGACGTTTCCGCAGGTGAACATGATTATGACAGTTCGGGACGCCCAATGCGTGACACTCAAGCAGCTTTCCGAGGCGCTGTGCGTGAAGTCACCGGCGGTGTCCGCGATGGTGGACCGGCTTGTGGAAATGGGCCTTCTGACCCGCTCGGAGAATCCCGCCGACCGCCGCGAGGTGCTGATCCGCATATCACCGGCCCATGAAATCACCATCGGAGAACTTGAGAGGCGCGGCCTCCAGGTCTTCGTCGAGCTCGTGGACCGTGTGGGGCCGGATTTTGCCCAGGATTGGCGCGCGCTTTCCCTGCGCATCCAGCAAGTGCTGGACGAGGCCCAGGGCCCCAATCCAGCCAACAACACAGAAGCATGACACCGGGTTGCCCCAACCAATGAAGGGTGTGAAGTGATGAGACTTTTGAAAATGGCGACAGCGGTTCTTGTCCTTTTGGCCGCGTCCGTCGCGCCGGCGACGGGACAGCCCCCCCACGGCGGGGCGATACCCCCACCGCAGGTGGACGTGACGGTGGCCGCAGTAAAGACGGTGCCCCTCACGCCGGAATATGTGGGACTGACCGCCGCCTCAAAGACAGTCGAGGTCCGCGCGCGGGTGCAGGGATTCATTGAGAGCCGCGAGTTTTCCGACGGCGCCTGGGTGGAGGAGGGCGCCACACTCTTCAAAATAGACCGCCAGCCCTTCGCGGCGGACCGCGAGATTGCCGCCGCCCAGCTCGCCCAGGCGGAAACCCGTCTTCAGCTCGCCCGCCAGGAACTGGCACGGCTCCAGTCAGTCAGCGCGCCCGGCGCGGTCGCCGCGGCGGACATAGACCAGCGCGCTGCGGAGGCGGCCAACGCGGCGGCCTCGGTGCGCCTTGCAAAAGCGCAACTGGAAAAGGCCGGCCTCAACCTGGGTTACACAAACATCACGGCCCCCCTGACCGGGTATGTCGGCAAGGCGCTGAGGGAAGTGGGCAGTTTTGTGGACACGCAAAACAGCCTGCTGGCCGTCATGGAGCAGGTGGACCCGTTGTATGTGAGTTTCAAGGTCACTGAAAGCGACTTTTTGGCTTGGAAACGGGACCTCAGGAACGGGACCATGGTGCTCGGAGAAGGGGCGGCGGCGCCGTCGGTGGAAATCACGCTGCTTGACGGGACCCCGTTTGAGTCGCCGGGCGTGCTGGATTTCGAAAACACCGGGCTGGACATCAAGACCGGCACGGTGGAATTGCGGGCCACCTTTCCAAACACGGACCGGCTGCTCAAGCCGGGCCAGTTTGTGAAAGCGCGCCTAAAAGGATGGGAACGCCCGGGCACGCTCGCCGTTCCCCGGCGTGCTGTGGGACAATCTCCACGCGGCGCGTATGTGTATGTGGTGGACGGCGAGAACCGCGCCAAAATGCTCCCGGTGCGGCTTGGACCATGGGCGGGGGAGGACTGGATAGTGCTCGACGGCCTCGCCCCCGGCGACCGGGTCATCACGGAGGGCCTTGCAAAAGTCCGGGACGGCGGGACCGTCGCCCTGGCGGAAACACCGGAACACTAACCACCGCAACACACGGCAGGAAACACCCATGATTGCCAAGTTTTTTGTTGACCGGCCCGTGTTCGCATGGGTGATCTCGATTGTCATTGTCCTTTGCGGGCTGGTTTCCCTGTACACGCTGCCCATCGAGTCGTCGCCCCAGATAACACCGCCCACGGTCATCATCGGCGCGAATTATCCCGGCGCGGACGCCGAAACGGTAATGGAATGCGTGGCGACGCCCATCGAGCAGCAGATGAGCGGCATCCCCAACCTGCTCTACTACCAGTCGCAAAGCGCCAACAACGGCAGCCTTTCCGTAACCCTGTCCTTTGAAATCGGCACCAATCTCGACATCGCCGCAGTGGAGGTGCAGAACCGCCTCAAACGCGCCGAGCCGAGCCTGCCCCAGGAGGTAATCCGCCAGGGAACCACTGTGGACAAGCGGATGAGCAACTTTCTGGGCATCATCGCGCTGCAGTCGGACAACCCGGAACATGACGCGCTCTTCCTCAGCAATTACGCGACGATTTACATGCTGGACACGCTCAAACGCGTGCCCGGTGTGGGCCAGGCAATGGTCTTTGGCAACAAAGACTATTCCATGCGCGTCTCCCTAAACCCGGACCTGCTGGTGATGAAGGGCCTCTCGGTCACCGATGTGGCCCAGGCCATCCGGGAACAAAACGGACTCTACGCCGCCGGTGAGATCGGGGGCAAACCCAACCCCTCAGTCCTCGAATTCACATACCCTGTCCTGGCACCGGGGCGCCCGGCCAGTCCCGCGGAGTTTGAGGCGATTATATTGGGCGCGGACCCCGGCGGCGCCATCATACGCCTCGGGGATGTGGGCCGCGTCGAACTGGGCGCGCTGGCCTACAGCACGGAGGGCCGCTACAAAGGGAGGGCGACGGCGGTTATCCCGGTGATTCTCCAGCCCGGGGCGAACGCGTTGAACACCATGACGGGGGTCGTCGAGGCACTGAAGGAGCTGGAGGCCGGTTTCCCCGAGGGCGTGAACTATGTGATTCCGATGGACACGACCAAATTCATCAAGGTGTCCATCCGGGAGGTGGCCATCACCTTCCTCCAGTCCACCGCGCTGGTGGTTGTGGTGGTGCTGCTTTTCCTGGGCAGTTGGCGCGCGGCACTGATTCCCCTGGTGGCAATCCCCATTTCCATCATTGGCGCCTTCACCGGACTGCTGGCCATCGGATTCTCGGTCAACACACTGACCCTTTTCGCCCTGGTGCTGGCCATCGGCATTGTGGTGGACAACGCGATTGTGGCGGTGGAGAACGTCGAACGCCTGATGCACGAGGAGCGCCTCTCCCCAAGAAGCGCGACCATCAAGGCCATGGGGCAGGTGACCGGGCCCATTGTCGCCAGCATCCTTGTGCTGGCCGCGGTGTATGTGCCGGTGGCGTTCATCGGGGGCAGCACGGGGGTCATGTACCGGCAGTTCGGCATCACAATCGCCATGGCCGTGGTCATCTCCGGCGTCGTCGCCCTGACACTCACCCCCGCGCTCTGCGCTTTCCTGCTGAAGGCCAACCACGACAAGACGTTTGTGTTTCGCTGGTTTGACGCCGGCTTCAACTTTTTCGCCCGCCGTTTCAGCGCCGCCGCCCGCTGGGTGGTGCGGCTGGGCGTGCTGTCCATGCTCCTTTTCGGCGTGATGTCCTGGGTGGCATACTCCCTGTTTCGGGGTGTTCCCACCGCTTTTGTTCCCCAGGAGGACCAGGGCTATTTCGTTGTCGCGGCCCAGCTTCCCCTTGGCGCCTCTCTGGACCGAACCACAAAAGTTGTGGCGGAAATCGAGGACTTCCTGCTCGGGCAGCCAGAAGTGGACGGCATGGTGGCCCTGTGCGGACAGGACATGCTCTCGGGCTCGATGACACCCAGCGCGGTGACCATGTTCGTCAATCTCAAGCACTGGCAGGAGCGCCCGGAACCCGGGAACAGCGCCGAGGCGGTGGTGGGGCGTGTTTTCGCCCGCTTTGGCGGCATGAAGGAGGCCACGGTGCTCGCCTTCGTCCCGCCGCCAGTCTCCGGGATGGGTCTCCGGGCGGGTATCGAGGCGCAGCTTGAAAGCCGGGGAAGCAGCGATGTCGGGGCACTTGCCGGTGTCATGAATTCCTTTGTGGCCGAACTCAACCAGGACCCGTTGTTTGAGGGTGTCTCGGGCGTGCTCAACATCGGACAGCCCAAGGTGCGCGTCCACCTCGACCAGACCCGCGCCAAAGTGCTGGGCATCCCTGTCGGCGAGGTCTTCAACACTTTGCAGGCCTATCTCGGCTCCTACTACATCAACGATTTCAACATTTATGGCCGGGTCTACCGTGTGCAGCTCCAGGCGGACCCGGAATTCCGCGACAACCCCGAGGACATCAAGAAAATCCATGTCCGCAACACGGCGGGCCAGATGGTGGAACTGGCGGGCATTGTGGATGTGGGCATGGAGTCCGACCCCAACGTGGTGAGCCGCTTCAACAGTTACTCCTCCGTTCAGATAACGGGCGCGCCCGCCCCGGGTGTCAGCACGGGACAGTTGATTCGGCGGGTCCAGGAACTTGCGGCCGAGAAACTTCCCAAGGGGTACGCGGTGGAGTGGAGCTCGGGGTCGTACCAGGAAATCAGGGCCGGCAACCAGTCCCTGTACGTGATTCTCTTCGGGCTGGTCATGGTCTTTCTCGTGCTCGCCGCGCAGTATGAGAAATGGTCCCTGCCGGTGGCCGTGCTCATGAGCGTTCCCTTCGCCGCCCTGGGCGCGACCCTGTGGGTGTGGTACCGGGGCTCCTCGGCCGACATCTATTTCCAAATCGGCCTGCTGACTTCCATCGGCCTGACCGCCAAAATGGCCATCCTGGTCATCGAGTTCTGCTCCATGATGAGGGCCGAGGGGCACGGCATCGTTGAGTCGGCCCTACTGGCGGCCCGCATTCGACTGAGACCGGTGATGATGACCGCAATCACCACCATTCTCGGGGCGCTGCCTCTGGTGCTCAGCCGCGGCGCGGGCGCCGCCGGCAGGCACTCCATCGGCGGGAGCGTCGCGGGGGGCATGCTTTCCGCATCCCTGCTGGCGATCTTCTTCCTTCCCCTCTTCTTCGTCATTATCCAGTGGCTGAGCGAGCGCGGCGGCCGCGTCAAGGGCGTTGCGGCCGCCCCCGCCGTCGCAAAGGATGTCCACAACACCCCTGAGACGGGCGAGGACAAATCATGAAAACCAGCGCGTTGAAAACGGCCATCGCGGGCATTCTGGCAGTCTCGGCCGCCGGGTGCGTTGTCGGGCCGGATTATGAAAGGCCCGCCACGGCTGTCCCCGGCCGGTGGAACACCCCCCTTGGCGGCGGGGAGACCGAAGGGGCGCCGCAGATTGCCCAGTGGTGGCGCTCCTTCGGGGA includes:
- a CDS encoding MarR family transcriptional regulator, whose product is MNSEEKMELARIIHATERRLHRFCVSRFGTDAENCLPLPALTFPQVNMIMTVRDAQCVTLKQLSEALCVKSPAVSAMVDRLVEMGLLTRSENPADRREVLIRISPAHEITIGELERRGLQVFVELVDRVGPDFAQDWRALSLRIQQVLDEAQGPNPANNTEA
- a CDS encoding efflux RND transporter periplasmic adaptor subunit, yielding MRLLKMATAVLVLLAASVAPATGQPPHGGAIPPPQVDVTVAAVKTVPLTPEYVGLTAASKTVEVRARVQGFIESREFSDGAWVEEGATLFKIDRQPFAADREIAAAQLAQAETRLQLARQELARLQSVSAPGAVAAADIDQRAAEAANAAASVRLAKAQLEKAGLNLGYTNITAPLTGYVGKALREVGSFVDTQNSLLAVMEQVDPLYVSFKVTESDFLAWKRDLRNGTMVLGEGAAAPSVEITLLDGTPFESPGVLDFENTGLDIKTGTVELRATFPNTDRLLKPGQFVKARLKGWERPGTLAVPRRAVGQSPRGAYVYVVDGENRAKMLPVRLGPWAGEDWIVLDGLAPGDRVITEGLAKVRDGGTVALAETPEH
- a CDS encoding efflux RND transporter permease subunit, which encodes MIAKFFVDRPVFAWVISIVIVLCGLVSLYTLPIESSPQITPPTVIIGANYPGADAETVMECVATPIEQQMSGIPNLLYYQSQSANNGSLSVTLSFEIGTNLDIAAVEVQNRLKRAEPSLPQEVIRQGTTVDKRMSNFLGIIALQSDNPEHDALFLSNYATIYMLDTLKRVPGVGQAMVFGNKDYSMRVSLNPDLLVMKGLSVTDVAQAIREQNGLYAAGEIGGKPNPSVLEFTYPVLAPGRPASPAEFEAIILGADPGGAIIRLGDVGRVELGALAYSTEGRYKGRATAVIPVILQPGANALNTMTGVVEALKELEAGFPEGVNYVIPMDTTKFIKVSIREVAITFLQSTALVVVVVLLFLGSWRAALIPLVAIPISIIGAFTGLLAIGFSVNTLTLFALVLAIGIVVDNAIVAVENVERLMHEERLSPRSATIKAMGQVTGPIVASILVLAAVYVPVAFIGGSTGVMYRQFGITIAMAVVISGVVALTLTPALCAFLLKANHDKTFVFRWFDAGFNFFARRFSAAARWVVRLGVLSMLLFGVMSWVAYSLFRGVPTAFVPQEDQGYFVVAAQLPLGASLDRTTKVVAEIEDFLLGQPEVDGMVALCGQDMLSGSMTPSAVTMFVNLKHWQERPEPGNSAEAVVGRVFARFGGMKEATVLAFVPPPVSGMGLRAGIEAQLESRGSSDVGALAGVMNSFVAELNQDPLFEGVSGVLNIGQPKVRVHLDQTRAKVLGIPVGEVFNTLQAYLGSYYINDFNIYGRVYRVQLQADPEFRDNPEDIKKIHVRNTAGQMVELAGIVDVGMESDPNVVSRFNSYSSVQITGAPAPGVSTGQLIRRVQELAAEKLPKGYAVEWSSGSYQEIRAGNQSLYVILFGLVMVFLVLAAQYEKWSLPVAVLMSVPFAALGATLWVWYRGSSADIYFQIGLLTSIGLTAKMAILVIEFCSMMRAEGHGIVESALLAARIRLRPVMMTAITTILGALPLVLSRGAGAAGRHSIGGSVAGGMLSASLLAIFFLPLFFVIIQWLSERGGRVKGVAAAPAVAKDVHNTPETGEDKS